The DNA region CTGAATTACAAGCAGCGAAAGGATGGTACGCTACCGCTGTTGGCTAATACAAAAAAAGGAATGATAATCAATGGATTCTGATCAATTATTAAAACGCATTAACGAGCTAGCTGCTAAGAAAAAAGCTGGCACGATCACTGAAGAAGAACTAGTTGAACAAAAAGAGTTGCGCCAAGTTTACTTGAAACAATTCCGTTCAGCCTTCAACGACATTATTTTAAACACGCGGGTAATCGACCCTGAGGGTACTGATGTGACACCGCAAGCCGTTCGCGACGCCAAGAAAAAACAAGCCGATAAACAAGAAACAAAGA from Aerococcus urinaeequi includes:
- a CDS encoding DUF896 domain-containing protein — protein: MDSDQLLKRINELAAKKKAGTITEEELVEQKELRQVYLKQFRSAFNDIILNTRVIDPEGTDVTPQAVRDAKKKQADKQETKTEDSTNIDK